A window from Pseudomonas moraviensis encodes these proteins:
- a CDS encoding DUF2790 domain-containing protein, giving the protein MNNKSVFAACLFAALNICTLSAHAEADVSRQTYTYGTHLDIKKVLSMTEDTSVTCGITEARMTYLDSAGKTRELDYSKFADGCNNQN; this is encoded by the coding sequence ATGAACAACAAATCCGTATTCGCCGCCTGCCTGTTCGCCGCTCTGAACATCTGCACCCTGTCGGCCCACGCCGAAGCTGACGTCAGCCGGCAAACCTACACCTACGGCACCCATCTGGATATCAAGAAAGTGCTGTCGATGACCGAAGACACCTCGGTGACCTGCGGCATCACCGAGGCGCGCATGACCTACCTCGATTCCGCCGGCAAGACCCGCGAGCTGGATTACAGCAAATTCGCTGACGGCTGCAACAACCAGAACTGA
- a CDS encoding cytochrome c biogenesis protein DipZ, translated as MYLIAFLGGLLTVLSPCILPVVPFLFAGANRTRSSILLTLGGMALTFALISSLAVVSSEWVIEASNTGRHVALLVMALFALSLISARVGDWLTKPFVALGNRLDQDTRKRAGPMASIMLGVATGLLWAPCAGPILGVILTGAMLQGANAQTSLLLLAYGAGSALSLGTLIFAGRGLVNRLKPSIPFSGWLRRGAGVAVLATVAVIATGADKTLLANTSSEGVASVEKNVLENVPKVVDYFVSKVRADSMMDDAQGAMPSLSGAVQWLNSPELSAESLRGKVVLVDFWTYDCINCQHTLPYVKDWAQKYEKDGLVVIGVHTPEYGYERIIDNVKDQVKKLGITYPVAIDNDYAIWRHFDNQYWPAHYLIDAKGQVRYSHFGEGRYAEQEQMIKQLLEEAKAPAA; from the coding sequence ATGTACCTCATCGCATTTCTCGGCGGTCTGCTGACCGTCCTCAGTCCGTGCATCCTCCCGGTGGTGCCGTTTCTGTTCGCTGGCGCCAACCGTACACGCTCCTCGATCCTGCTCACCCTCGGCGGCATGGCGCTGACCTTTGCGTTGATCTCCAGCCTCGCCGTGGTCAGCAGCGAGTGGGTGATTGAGGCCAGCAACACCGGCCGCCACGTGGCCCTGTTGGTCATGGCGCTGTTTGCCCTGTCGCTGATCTCGGCCCGGGTCGGCGACTGGCTGACCAAACCCTTTGTCGCGTTGGGCAATCGCCTCGATCAGGACACCCGTAAACGCGCAGGACCCATGGCCTCGATCATGCTCGGTGTCGCCACCGGCCTGTTGTGGGCGCCTTGTGCCGGGCCGATCCTTGGAGTAATTCTCACCGGCGCGATGCTGCAAGGTGCCAATGCCCAGACCAGCCTGTTGCTGCTGGCTTACGGTGCCGGCAGCGCCTTGTCGCTGGGCACGTTGATCTTCGCCGGGCGCGGTCTGGTCAATCGACTGAAGCCGTCGATCCCGTTCAGTGGCTGGTTGCGCCGCGGTGCCGGGGTTGCGGTGCTGGCTACGGTCGCAGTGATCGCCACCGGCGCGGACAAAACCCTGCTCGCCAACACCTCTTCGGAAGGCGTTGCCAGCGTCGAGAAAAACGTCCTGGAAAACGTGCCAAAAGTGGTCGACTACTTCGTCAGCAAGGTCCGCGCGGATTCGATGATGGACGACGCCCAAGGCGCGATGCCGTCGCTGTCCGGCGCCGTGCAGTGGCTCAACTCCCCGGAACTCAGCGCCGAATCCCTGCGCGGCAAAGTGGTGCTGGTGGATTTCTGGACCTACGACTGCATCAACTGCCAGCACACCCTTCCGTATGTCAAAGACTGGGCGCAGAAGTATGAGAAGGACGGCCTGGTGGTGATCGGCGTGCATACGCCGGAGTACGGCTACGAACGCATCATCGACAACGTCAAGGATCAGGTGAAAAAACTCGGCATCACCTACCCGGTCGCGATCGACAACGACTATGCGATCTGGCGCCACTTCGACAACCAGTACTGGCCGGCGCATTACCTGATCGACGCCAAGGGCCAAGTGCGTTACAGCCACTTCGGTGAAGGTCGTTATGCGGAGCAGGAGCAGATGATCAAGCAGTTGCTGGAGGAGGCCAAGGCGCCGGCGGCTTGA
- a CDS encoding class I SAM-dependent methyltransferase codes for MSTPIDLTALKERQKVAWASGDYAVIGTTLQIVGECLAEACDLRCDEEVLDVAAGNGNATLAAARRGCVVTSTDYVAALLERGQDRARAEHLEVIFHVADAEALPFPDESYDAVLSTFGVMFAPDQVTAASELGRVCRRGGRIGMANWTPEGFVGQMFKILGQHLPPPAVAQPPSNWGSDAWLHKHFDDRDFVVRVTRNHFNFRYRSAAHFIDIFRHWYGPVHKAFAVLTPEAGQALEEDLTELLNRSNRAGEASLVVPSEYLEVVITKR; via the coding sequence ATGAGTACCCCGATTGATCTCACTGCCCTGAAGGAACGTCAGAAAGTCGCTTGGGCCAGTGGCGACTACGCCGTGATCGGCACCACGTTGCAAATCGTCGGCGAATGCCTCGCCGAAGCCTGCGATCTGCGTTGTGACGAAGAAGTGCTGGATGTCGCTGCCGGCAACGGCAACGCCACTCTGGCAGCGGCGCGGCGCGGTTGTGTGGTGACCTCGACCGATTACGTGGCGGCACTGCTGGAGCGCGGTCAGGACCGCGCCCGGGCCGAGCATCTGGAGGTGATTTTCCATGTGGCCGATGCCGAAGCGCTGCCGTTTCCCGACGAAAGCTACGACGCCGTGCTGTCCACGTTTGGGGTGATGTTTGCGCCCGATCAGGTGACCGCTGCGAGTGAGCTGGGCCGGGTCTGTCGTCGGGGCGGGCGGATCGGTATGGCGAACTGGACGCCGGAGGGCTTCGTCGGTCAGATGTTCAAGATCCTCGGTCAGCATCTGCCACCGCCTGCGGTTGCACAGCCTCCATCGAATTGGGGCTCGGATGCATGGCTGCACAAGCATTTCGATGATCGCGATTTTGTCGTGCGGGTGACGCGCAACCATTTCAACTTCCGCTATCGCTCCGCGGCGCATTTCATTGACATCTTTCGCCACTGGTACGGGCCGGTGCACAAGGCGTTTGCGGTGTTGACGCCAGAGGCTGGGCAGGCGCTGGAGGAGGATCTGACAGAGTTGCTCAACCGCTCGAACCGGGCGGGGGAGGCGTCGCTGGTGGTGCCGAGTGAGTATCTGGAAGTGGTGATAACCAAACGTTAG
- the pcsA gene encoding phosphatidylcholine synthase: MISTVHIARLKAWGAHGFTATGVVTAFLATLALLENQPIHCLMWLGVALIVDGLDGALARKVNVQSVLPSFDGSILDLVIDYLTYVFIPALFIYRYIPLPDYTLLLTVSVILVSSLFCFCNVNMKSKDNYFVGFPAAWNVVALCLYIIGPGPWITFLTVIGLALLTVTRMKFLHPFRVRRFMPINIAVTAIWLLCSLSLVLNHPVINPLVMGLWLLMSAYFLGICIWRTALEWFDRGHSK; this comes from the coding sequence GTGATATCCACCGTACACATCGCCAGGCTGAAAGCATGGGGCGCCCATGGTTTTACCGCGACCGGCGTGGTCACCGCCTTCCTTGCCACCCTCGCCCTGCTGGAAAACCAGCCGATCCATTGCCTGATGTGGCTGGGCGTAGCGCTGATCGTCGACGGCCTCGATGGCGCACTGGCGCGCAAGGTCAATGTGCAATCGGTGTTGCCGAGTTTCGACGGCTCGATTCTTGATCTGGTGATCGACTACCTGACTTATGTGTTCATCCCGGCACTGTTTATCTACCGCTACATTCCCCTCCCCGATTACACCTTGTTGCTGACGGTGTCGGTGATTCTGGTGTCCTCGCTGTTCTGCTTCTGCAACGTCAACATGAAGAGCAAGGACAACTACTTTGTCGGTTTCCCGGCGGCCTGGAACGTGGTTGCGCTGTGCCTGTACATCATTGGCCCGGGGCCGTGGATCACCTTCCTCACCGTGATCGGTCTGGCGCTGCTGACGGTGACGCGGATGAAGTTCCTGCACCCGTTCCGCGTTCGCCGCTTCATGCCGATCAACATTGCGGTGACGGCGATCTGGCTGTTGTGCAGTCTGTCGCTGGTGCTCAATCACCCGGTAATCAACCCGCTGGTGATGGGCTTGTGGCTGCTGATGTCGGCATATTTCCTGGGGATCTGCATCTGGCGCACGGCGCTGGAGTGGTTTGATCGCGGCCACTCGAAATAA
- a CDS encoding tellurite resistance TerB family protein, producing MNTSDLLEQLLRGQASAGQQRGAAAGDGLGGLLGGLLGGGGQTRAGAGAASGGLGGLGGLLGGLLGGGGLGSALGGGNRSRSGGTHYAALASLGMMAYQAYQAWQRSQASKAPPDLPQTADLLAGPQIETHSHAVLRALIAAAKADGRIDDAEKHLISSEIGKHTADPQLQQWLDAEVAKPLDPSEVAQSADGDPAVAAEMYLASVMLVDDQQDAERSYLDELAAALRIDPELQVHLEQQAKGQA from the coding sequence ATGAACACCAGCGATTTGCTCGAACAACTGCTGCGAGGCCAGGCCTCGGCGGGTCAACAACGTGGTGCTGCGGCCGGCGATGGCCTGGGCGGATTGCTTGGCGGCCTGTTGGGCGGTGGAGGGCAGACCCGCGCAGGTGCTGGCGCGGCTTCCGGCGGACTCGGCGGCTTGGGTGGGTTACTGGGAGGCTTGCTCGGTGGTGGCGGCTTGGGAAGTGCCTTGGGTGGCGGCAACCGAAGTCGTTCCGGCGGCACCCATTACGCGGCCCTCGCTTCGCTGGGCATGATGGCCTACCAGGCGTATCAAGCCTGGCAACGCAGCCAGGCCAGCAAGGCGCCGCCAGACCTGCCACAAACCGCCGACCTGCTCGCCGGCCCGCAAATCGAAACCCACAGCCACGCGGTGCTCCGCGCCTTGATCGCCGCCGCCAAGGCTGACGGGCGTATCGACGACGCAGAGAAGCACCTGATCAGCAGCGAAATCGGCAAACACACTGCGGATCCGCAGTTGCAGCAATGGCTCGACGCCGAAGTCGCCAAACCGCTGGATCCCAGCGAAGTAGCGCAGTCTGCGGACGGCGACCCGGCCGTGGCCGCGGAAATGTATCTGGCCAGCGTGATGCTGGTGGACGACCAACAGGATGCCGAACGCAGCTATCTGGATGAACTGGCCGCAGCGTTGCGGATTGATCCCGAACTGCAGGTGCATCTGGAACAGCAGGCCAAAGGGCAAGCCTGA
- a CDS encoding REP-associated tyrosine transposase, with protein sequence MPAAAKACRLRKGRYSETGRIYLLTAVVNQRERVFTNWHDGRLLVNELRRCSEAGLATSLAWVVMPDHLHWLVALDKGSLADLMCRVKSRSCQAYNRRHGRQGQLWQRGYYDRALRRDEDLKAAALYVVKNPVRAGLVARLGDYPLWDAIWL encoded by the coding sequence ATGCCTGCTGCTGCAAAAGCCTGTCGTCTGCGAAAGGGTCGGTACTCTGAAACCGGAAGAATTTATCTGCTTACAGCAGTGGTCAATCAACGCGAGCGTGTTTTCACCAACTGGCACGACGGTAGATTGCTGGTCAACGAGTTGAGACGGTGCAGTGAAGCCGGGTTAGCTACCTCTCTGGCTTGGGTCGTCATGCCAGACCATCTGCATTGGCTCGTTGCGCTTGATAAGGGTTCGCTTGCAGATTTGATGTGTCGCGTCAAATCGCGAAGTTGCCAGGCATACAATCGAAGACATGGGCGCCAGGGACAATTATGGCAGCGAGGTTATTACGACCGCGCCTTGAGGCGGGATGAAGATCTCAAAGCCGCTGCGCTCTATGTCGTCAAGAATCCTGTGCGAGCCGGTCTGGTGGCGCGCCTCGGGGACTACCCGCTGTGGGACGCAATCTGGCTTTGA
- the ligD gene encoding DNA ligase D, translating to MNRNLDDYNRMRDFSATSEPAAVKRPGRKSAKDHALQFCIQKHDASHLHYDFRLELDGALKSWAVPKGPSLDPKVKRLAIHVEDHPLDYATFEGSIPEGHYGAGDVIVWDRGVWIPLEDPHKAYAKGRLKFELQGEKLGGVWNLVRTHMPGKKEQWFLIKHQDNAARPQDDFDVLVAEPDSVLSERTIVGKPTLAAEQAKPLKKAPAKPRKQASGQLNGARKAKLPALIKPELATLVDSAPEGQWSYEIKFDGYRIMARIDHDEVQLFTRNGHDWTHKLPQQAKALAALGLESAWLDGEMVVANEQGVPDFQALQNAFDAGRSGNIVYYLFDVPYLNGVDLRDVPVEERRAALSTILGAQKDSSPLRFSEAFEETPDALLNSACQMQMEGLIGKRLGSPYVSRRSGDWIKLKCKHRQEFVIVGYTDPKGARSAFGALLLGLHDGDSGELRYAGKVGTGFNETTLKSILAQLKPLQTKSAAVVNPPSGFEAKGVHWLKPKLLAEVAFAEMTKDGSVRHAVFHGLRDDKPAKDITEERAKPVKAAKSEKSEKTEKTKTTEKTKTAAKQPAKKTAASKAETAPSQAGLAGGKVRITHPDRVIDAVSGTTKMQLAQYYASVAEHILPQLKDRPVALVRAPDGIAGELFFQKNAERLAIPGISTLDKDVTGQPVMMINNPEALVGAVQMSTVELHTWNATTVDLDKPDRFVLDLDPDPALPWKSMVEATALTLTVLDELGLKAFLKTSGGKGIHLVVPLTRKHGWDEVKDFSHAIVSHMAKLLPDRISAVSGPKNRVGRIFIDYLRNGLGATTICAYAARAREGMPVSVPLYREEVAEIKGGNHWNIYNVHERLTEVGDEPWADMKKTRQTITAEMRKRVGMKK from the coding sequence ATGAACAGGAACCTCGACGATTACAACCGCATGCGTGATTTTTCCGCGACTTCGGAACCGGCTGCGGTCAAGCGCCCGGGGCGCAAGTCTGCCAAGGATCATGCTTTGCAGTTCTGCATCCAGAAGCACGATGCTTCGCACCTGCATTACGACTTTCGCCTGGAACTCGATGGCGCGCTGAAGAGCTGGGCGGTGCCGAAGGGGCCGTCGCTGGATCCCAAGGTCAAGCGCCTGGCGATCCATGTCGAGGATCATCCGCTCGATTACGCGACGTTCGAGGGCAGCATTCCCGAGGGGCATTACGGCGCGGGCGATGTGATCGTCTGGGATCGCGGCGTGTGGATTCCGCTGGAGGATCCGCACAAGGCCTATGCCAAGGGTCGGCTCAAGTTCGAGTTGCAGGGCGAGAAGCTCGGCGGCGTGTGGAATCTGGTACGCACGCACATGCCGGGCAAGAAAGAACAATGGTTTCTGATCAAGCATCAAGACAATGCCGCGCGCCCGCAGGATGACTTCGACGTGCTGGTCGCCGAACCCGACAGCGTGCTCAGTGAGCGCACGATTGTCGGCAAACCCACGCTCGCCGCCGAACAGGCCAAACCGCTGAAGAAGGCCCCGGCCAAGCCACGCAAACAGGCGTCTGGACAGCTTAATGGCGCGCGCAAGGCCAAGCTGCCGGCGTTGATCAAACCGGAACTGGCCACATTGGTCGATAGCGCGCCAGAAGGGCAGTGGAGCTACGAGATCAAGTTCGATGGCTATCGGATCATGGCGCGGATCGATCACGATGAGGTGCAGCTGTTTACCCGCAATGGCCACGACTGGACGCATAAACTGCCGCAGCAGGCCAAGGCGCTGGCGGCACTGGGCCTTGAATCGGCGTGGCTTGACGGCGAAATGGTCGTGGCCAACGAGCAGGGTGTGCCGGATTTTCAGGCGCTGCAAAATGCCTTCGATGCCGGACGCAGCGGCAACATCGTTTATTACCTGTTCGACGTGCCGTACCTCAACGGCGTCGACCTGCGTGATGTTCCGGTCGAAGAGCGGCGTGCGGCGCTGAGCACGATCCTTGGCGCACAGAAAGATTCTTCACCGCTGCGCTTCTCCGAAGCCTTCGAAGAAACTCCCGACGCACTGCTCAACAGCGCCTGCCAGATGCAGATGGAAGGCCTGATCGGCAAGCGCCTCGGTTCGCCCTACGTGTCGCGGCGCAGTGGCGACTGGATCAAGCTCAAATGCAAGCATCGGCAAGAGTTCGTCATCGTTGGCTATACCGATCCGAAAGGTGCGCGCAGTGCCTTCGGTGCTTTGCTGCTCGGTCTGCACGACGGTGACAGCGGCGAGTTGCGCTATGCCGGCAAGGTTGGCACCGGGTTCAACGAAACCACGTTGAAAAGCATCCTCGCCCAGCTCAAGCCGCTACAGACCAAAAGCGCTGCGGTGGTCAATCCGCCCAGTGGTTTCGAGGCCAAGGGCGTGCACTGGCTGAAACCGAAATTGCTGGCGGAGGTGGCGTTCGCCGAGATGACCAAGGACGGCTCGGTGCGGCACGCCGTGTTCCATGGTTTGCGCGATGACAAACCGGCCAAGGACATTACAGAGGAGCGAGCGAAGCCTGTGAAAGCTGCCAAGTCTGAAAAATCCGAGAAGACCGAAAAAACCAAAACCACCGAAAAAACCAAAACCGCCGCCAAACAACCAGCGAAGAAAACCGCCGCCAGCAAAGCCGAAACCGCACCGTCGCAGGCGGGGCTGGCCGGCGGCAAGGTGCGCATCACGCACCCGGATCGGGTGATCGATGCAGTCAGCGGCACCACCAAGATGCAACTGGCGCAGTATTACGCCAGCGTTGCTGAACACATCCTCCCGCAACTCAAGGATCGCCCCGTGGCATTGGTGCGCGCACCGGATGGCATTGCCGGCGAACTGTTCTTTCAGAAGAACGCCGAACGCCTGGCCATCCCCGGGATTTCGACACTGGACAAGGACGTCACCGGCCAGCCAGTGATGATGATCAACAATCCCGAAGCGCTGGTCGGCGCGGTGCAGATGAGCACGGTGGAGCTGCACACCTGGAACGCCACGACGGTGGATCTGGACAAGCCCGATCGCTTCGTCCTCGACCTCGACCCGGATCCGGCGTTGCCATGGAAAAGCATGGTAGAAGCCACCGCGCTGACTCTCACCGTGCTCGATGAACTGGGACTCAAAGCCTTCCTGAAAACCAGTGGCGGCAAAGGCATTCACCTGGTGGTGCCCTTGACGCGCAAGCACGGCTGGGACGAAGTGAAGGACTTCAGTCACGCCATCGTCAGCCACATGGCCAAGTTGCTGCCGGATCGTATTTCGGCGGTGTCCGGACCGAAAAACCGTGTCGGGCGGATCTTTATCGATTACCTGCGCAACGGCCTCGGCGCCACCACCATCTGCGCCTATGCCGCACGGGCGCGGGAAGGCATGCCGGTTTCCGTGCCGCTGTACCGAGAGGAGGTCGCGGAAATCAAGGGCGGTAATCACTGGAACATTTACAACGTGCACGAGCGTCTGACCGAAGTCGGCGATGAGCCTTGGGCGGACATGAAGAAAACCCGTCAGACCATTACCGCCGAGATGCGCAAGCGCGTCGGTATGAAAAAGTGA
- a CDS encoding DUF2388 domain-containing protein, translating into MRKLVLISSLMLCLPVGSALARVDAGDVATSAGVSASLYSTFKDDKMVIPARDDVSAFVASGGAIRGVYLESVLQQVRQANPGLNASDEDLANAILVQYEGVQQ; encoded by the coding sequence ATGCGCAAGTTAGTCCTGATTTCTTCTCTAATGCTTTGCCTGCCGGTCGGTTCGGCGCTGGCCCGTGTTGATGCGGGTGACGTCGCCACTTCGGCAGGTGTCTCCGCGTCGCTGTACTCGACCTTCAAGGATGACAAAATGGTGATTCCGGCCCGTGACGACGTGTCTGCCTTTGTCGCCAGCGGTGGAGCCATTCGTGGGGTTTATCTTGAGTCGGTACTGCAACAGGTGCGTCAGGCCAACCCTGGCTTGAACGCCAGCGACGAAGACCTGGCCAACGCCATTCTGGTGCAATACGAAGGCGTGCAGCAGTAG
- the sodC gene encoding superoxide dismutase family protein: MKRALWFGLLGTLAIGTAQAATEKVAINLVSADGAPQAIGSVTVSETPYGLLFTPELKSLPAGIHGFHVHENGSCEAGTKDGVKGAALAAGGHFDPAKTGKHLGPYADGHLGDLPAVYVTAEGVANYPVLAPRLKKISEIKGHALMIHAGGDNHSDMPKPLGGGGDRMACGVI; this comes from the coding sequence ATGAAACGCGCACTGTGGTTTGGTCTGCTCGGCACCCTGGCAATCGGCACCGCACAGGCGGCAACGGAGAAAGTCGCGATCAATCTGGTCAGCGCCGACGGTGCGCCGCAGGCGATCGGTTCGGTCACGGTCAGCGAAACGCCTTACGGTCTGCTGTTCACGCCCGAGCTGAAATCATTGCCGGCCGGCATTCACGGTTTCCATGTTCATGAAAACGGCAGCTGCGAAGCGGGCACCAAGGACGGGGTCAAAGGCGCGGCACTGGCCGCTGGCGGACACTTCGATCCGGCGAAAACCGGCAAGCATCTTGGCCCGTACGCCGATGGGCATCTGGGTGACCTGCCGGCGGTGTATGTCACGGCCGAGGGTGTCGCCAACTACCCGGTGCTGGCGCCGCGTCTGAAGAAAATCTCCGAGATCAAGGGCCACGCCCTGATGATTCACGCCGGCGGCGATAACCATTCCGACATGCCCAAGCCACTGGGCGGTGGCGGCGATCGCATGGCGTGCGGGGTGATCTGA
- a CDS encoding methyl-accepting chemotaxis protein, which translates to MAAAASQMTASIEEITRHAERALSMANQAETLAKQGGGVIHQVVSDMDDIARSAQQSAQVIRTLDQESEAIFNIIQVIKSIADQTNLLALNAAIEAARAGEQGRGFAVVADEVRSLAARTSASTQEIATMVARIQNSTREAVSSMEAGVAQVDKGMAVTAEVERAIREILDATLSTTQLVNDITRTIGEQSMASNEIAHQVEMIAGMSEGNSRVIGQTATTTDELSDLAGQLSRSVDRFRL; encoded by the coding sequence ATGGCCGCCGCTGCCAGCCAGATGACCGCCAGTATCGAAGAAATCACCCGCCACGCCGAACGTGCCCTGAGCATGGCCAATCAGGCTGAGACTCTGGCCAAGCAGGGCGGCGGGGTGATTCACCAAGTGGTCAGCGACATGGACGACATCGCCCGCTCGGCGCAGCAGTCGGCGCAAGTGATCCGCACGCTGGATCAGGAATCCGAGGCAATCTTCAACATCATTCAGGTGATCAAGAGCATCGCCGACCAGACCAATCTGCTGGCGCTCAACGCGGCGATCGAGGCAGCACGGGCGGGTGAGCAGGGCCGTGGTTTTGCCGTGGTCGCCGATGAAGTGCGCAGTCTGGCCGCGCGCACCAGCGCCTCGACCCAGGAGATCGCCACGATGGTCGCGCGCATTCAGAACAGCACGCGCGAGGCGGTCAGCAGCATGGAGGCGGGCGTGGCGCAGGTCGACAAGGGCATGGCGGTGACGGCGGAAGTCGAGCGGGCGATTCGCGAAATCCTCGATGCGACGCTCAGCACCACGCAACTGGTCAATGACATCACTCGCACGATTGGCGAACAGAGTATGGCCAGCAACGAAATCGCCCATCAGGTGGAGATGATTGCCGGGATGTCCGAAGGGAATAGCCGGGTGATCGGGCAGACGGCAACGACTACGGATGAGTTGTCGGACCTGGCGGGGCAGTTGTCACGGTCGGTGGATCGGTTTCGGTTGTGA
- a CDS encoding nuclear transport factor 2 family protein, with amino-acid sequence MTKSRLLIGLFCAFSACAMAAPAPAEKQVAQAVDHLTQAMLHKDIAELNALTAPNLTYGHSSGKIQDKQEFIADIETGRSAFKTLEMQKQTITLSGDTALVRHHFSAQALKGTEVIPTEIENFQIWQKQGGKWLLVGRQAFKF; translated from the coding sequence ATGACCAAGTCCCGCCTCCTCATCGGTTTGTTCTGCGCCTTCAGCGCCTGCGCCATGGCCGCCCCTGCCCCAGCGGAAAAACAAGTGGCGCAAGCGGTCGATCATCTGACCCAGGCGATGCTGCACAAAGACATCGCCGAACTGAACGCCCTCACCGCGCCGAACCTGACCTACGGCCATTCCAGCGGCAAGATTCAGGACAAGCAGGAATTCATCGCCGACATCGAAACCGGTCGCAGCGCATTCAAGACCCTCGAAATGCAAAAGCAGACCATCACCCTGTCCGGCGATACCGCGCTGGTACGCCACCACTTTTCCGCGCAGGCGTTGAAGGGGACCGAGGTCATTCCCACCGAGATCGAGAACTTCCAGATCTGGCAGAAACAGGGCGGGAAATGGTTGTTGGTGGGGCGACAGGCGTTCAAATTTTGA
- the mqo gene encoding malate dehydrogenase (quinone), with protein sequence MFKKVNTALLGLALAMGMSSANAAEAKKVDVLLIGGGIMSTTLGVWINELEPSWSMEMVERLDGVALESSNGWNNAGTGHSALAELNYTPEDDKGNVTIPKAVEINEAFQVSRQFWAWQVQQGVLKNPRSFINTTPHMSFVWGDDNIKFLKKRYEALQASPLFAGMQYSEDPAVIKKWVPLMMEGRDPNQKIAATWSPLGTDMNFGEITRQFAAHLQTKPNFDLKLSSEVEDITKNADGTWRVSYKNLKDGSKTETDAKFVFIGAGGGALHLLQKSGIPEAKEYAGFPVGGSFLVTDNPSIAEQHLAKAYGKASVGAPPMSVPHLDTRVLDGKRVILFGPFATFSTKFLKEGSYFDLLTSTTTHNIWPMTKVGIKEYPLVEYLAGQLMLSDEDRLNALKEYFPNAKAEDWRLWQAGQRVQIIKRDEAAGGVLKLGTEIVASQDGSIAGLLGASPGASTAAPIMLSVLQKVFKDKVATPEWQTKLHQIVPSYGTQLNSDPAKVAAEWAYTAKILELPTPPVIGQVAAPAAPAADKAVAPKENAARDMAL encoded by the coding sequence ATGTTTAAGAAAGTGAACACAGCCTTGCTGGGGCTGGCTTTGGCGATGGGGATGTCGTCTGCCAATGCTGCCGAAGCGAAGAAAGTTGACGTCCTGCTGATCGGCGGCGGCATCATGAGCACCACCCTGGGTGTGTGGATCAATGAGCTGGAACCGAGCTGGTCGATGGAAATGGTCGAGCGCCTCGACGGCGTCGCCCTGGAAAGCTCCAACGGCTGGAACAACGCCGGTACCGGTCACTCGGCCCTCGCCGAGCTGAACTACACCCCGGAAGACGACAAGGGCAACGTCACGATCCCGAAAGCCGTCGAGATCAACGAAGCGTTCCAGGTCTCCCGTCAGTTCTGGGCGTGGCAGGTTCAACAGGGCGTGCTGAAAAACCCTCGCTCGTTCATCAACACCACACCGCACATGAGCTTCGTGTGGGGCGATGACAACATCAAGTTCCTGAAAAAGCGCTACGAAGCCCTGCAGGCGAGCCCGCTGTTTGCCGGCATGCAGTACTCCGAAGATCCGGCGGTGATCAAGAAGTGGGTGCCGCTGATGATGGAAGGGCGTGACCCGAACCAGAAAATCGCGGCCACCTGGAGCCCGCTGGGTACGGACATGAACTTCGGCGAAATCACCCGCCAGTTCGCCGCTCACCTGCAGACCAAGCCCAACTTCGATCTGAAACTGTCGAGCGAAGTCGAAGACATCACCAAGAACGCCGATGGCACTTGGCGTGTCAGCTACAAAAACCTGAAAGACGGCAGCAAAACCGAAACCGACGCCAAGTTCGTGTTCATCGGCGCTGGCGGCGGTGCCTTGCACCTGCTGCAGAAGTCGGGCATTCCTGAAGCCAAGGAATACGCAGGCTTCCCGGTTGGCGGCTCGTTCCTGGTAACCGACAACCCAAGCATTGCCGAGCAGCATCTGGCCAAGGCCTACGGCAAGGCTTCGGTTGGCGCGCCACCGATGTCGGTTCCGCACCTGGACACCCGTGTTCTGGACGGCAAGCGCGTCATTCTGTTTGGCCCGTTCGCGACCTTCAGCACCAAGTTCCTCAAGGAAGGTTCGTACTTTGACCTGCTGACCAGCACCACCACCCACAACATCTGGCCAATGACCAAGGTCGGCATCAAGGAATACCCGCTGGTCGAGTACCTTGCCGGTCAACTGATGCTGTCGGATGAAGACCGTCTGAACGCGCTGAAGGAATACTTCCCGAACGCCAAGGCCGAAGACTGGCGCCTGTGGCAAGCCGGCCAGCGCGTGCAAATCATCAAGCGTGATGAAGCCGCTGGCGGCGTGCTGAAACTGGGCACCGAGATCGTGGCTTCGCAAGACGGCTCGATCGCCGGCCTGCTGGGCGCATCGCCAGGCGCGTCGACTGCTGCACCGATCATGCTGAGCGTGCTGCAGAAAGTCTTCAAGGACAAAGTCGCAACCCCTGAGTGGCAGACCAAGCTGCACCAGATCGTGCCGAGCTATGGCACCCAGCTGAACAGCGATCCGGCCAAAGTGGCTGCCGAGTGGGCTTACACCGCGAAAATCCTCGAACTGCCGACCCCTCCGGTGATCGGTCAGGTAGCTGCTCCAGCGGCACCTGCGGCTGATAAAGCCGTAGCACCGAAGGAAAACGCTGCACGTGACATGGCTCTGTAA